A part of Syngnathoides biaculeatus isolate LvHL_M chromosome 21, ASM1980259v1, whole genome shotgun sequence genomic DNA contains:
- the otud4 gene encoding OTU domain-containing protein 4 isoform X2 has translation MNRGRHLRAAEEEEEEEEEEEKLMDDYLASVGLHRKRVAKDGSCLFRAVAEQVHLSQNLHKEVRAQCVRFLRQHRESYAAFIEGDFEAYLERLHDPQQWAGEVEMNALAIMYKRDFVIFQEPGRPPVDITGNKFKEKVQLSFLHGNHYDCVYPVSRIKNAALCQSVLYELLYADVFRVSRRALASCRGSGRACERLSDDNMAACASGDESDPDAGNDFRGENSRSRGALLPESVRRSLSASLYRNVAYDTWQKAKKAQQKRDYCMAAGLQYTVGQRCQVRLDGSEQSYDGTIEEISPSGGPVTVYTDEEGTILVPLWSLRPATSDGSSWSAVLRRERRISSGQRESAPKSFSGPRAPSAGGHQQKSRPPQGELRRSRKSARETASFDLSVEEFQLKDEHSFPPLGRSCPNEDAAGEQKSLTGPLQHTAACPSSPPSTDAAALSSNTGPAPTFISPIAPSPGAAAAAARSLSSPSPPADPRSSSSSPAQPLSRLPEALGLSVPGPTQSPDAGEAGSAPTGQEAAEELKAQPADATDPPRGQNQSWTAPSPFIRTTPQNPSENESAQRPLPVSSSDIPQPSGAAPVPLGYLPTLPGGVPVRHLAQDPLYPGFPLGESGNVLPPPDFSLCKSGEDLPRDVNILRFFFNLGVKAYNWPLYMPYMYLLPLQQAHIMHPHILSPVPSHRPPDGPPRPTCSPTQSSDSADAWPAPHDPAYCACPWQQHPAAGPAGRNPPAAVLPSHPWEPNVDVHHRGSLQAFPINSPLASKMGDEAVAVIPPLDINQRPGRAVPLARIPAGGHTPPPHRPSVGCNTDEGDESSRLTAAPRRHYGGRRGYRRRRGSQPGTYGGY, from the exons ATGAATCGGGGCAGACACTTGCGAGcggccgaggaggaggaggaggaggaggaggaggaggagaagctcATGGACGACTACTTGGCTTCGGTCGGACTGCATCGGAAACGCGTCGCCAAGGACGGGTCGTGCTTGTTTCGTGCCGTGGCCGAACAG GTTCATCTCAGCCAAAACCTTCACAAAGAAGTCCGGGCCCAGTGTGTTCGCTTCCTGAGGCAGCACAGAGAGAGCTACGCGGCG tttatTGAAGGGGATTTTGAAGCGTACCTGGAGCGGCTCCATGACCCGCAG CAGTGGGCAGGCGAGGTGGAGATGAACGCACTGGCCATCATGTACAA GAGGGACTTTGTGATCTTCCAAGAGCCAGGAAGACCTCCAGTGGACATCACAGGCAACAAGTTCAAGGAGAAG GTCCAGTTGTCTTTTCTGCACGGGAATCACTACGACTGCGTTTATCCCGTCAGCCGGATAAAGAACGCTGCGCTCTGCCAGT CCGTGCTGTACGAGCTGCTGTACGCCGACGTCTTCCGGGTGAGCCGGCGCGCTCTGGCGTCCTGTCGAGGGAGCGGCCGAGCCTGCGAGCGGCTGAGCGACGACAACATGGCGGCGTGCGCCAGCGGCGACGAGTCGGACCCGGACGCGGGAAACGACTTCAGGGGCGAGAACAGCCGCTCAAGG GGGGCCCTGCTGCCGGAAAGTGTGCGCCGTTCATTGAGTGCCAGTCTGTATCGAAATGTTGCCTACGACACGTGGCAAAAGGCCAAGAAAG CGCAACAAAAGCGCGATTACTGCATGGCTGCCGGGTTGCAGTACACTGTAGGCCAGCGCTGTCAG GTGCGCCTGGATGGAAGTGAGCAGAGCTACGACGGCACCATCGAGGAGATCTCGCCGTCTGGCGGCCCGGTGACGGTTTACACGGACGAAGAAGGCACAAT ACTCGTTCCCCTGTGGAGCCTGCGACCGGCGACGTCGGACGGCTCGAGTTGGAGCGCCGTCCTCCGTCGGGAGAGGAGAATTTCCAGCGGACAGCGAG AGTCCGCACCAAAGTCCTTCTCTGGTCCCAGAGCCCCAAGCGCCGGTGGGCACCAGCAGAAGTCACGGCCGCCGCAAGGAGAGCTGAGACGTTCCAG GAAGAGCGCACGTGAGACTGCCTCTTTTGACCTGTCTGTGGAGGAGTTCCAGCTTAAGGATGAGCACAGCTTCCCGCCACTTGGG AGGTCGTGTCCAAATGAAGATGCTGCAGGAGAACAGAAGAGCCTCACTGGACCTCTTCAACATACTGCCGCGTGTCCCTCGTCTCCTCCTTCCACCGACGCCGCTGCCCTATCCTCAAATACCGGCCCGGCTCCCACATTCATATCGCCGATCGCGCCGTCCCCTGGggccgcggccgccgccgcccgcagCTTGTCCTCGCCCAGTCCTCCGGCGGACCCGAGATCCTCGTCTTCATCGCCGGCGCAGCCTCTTTCGCGACTCCCCGAGGCCCTCGGACTTTCAGTTCCCGGGCCAA CTCAAAGTCCAGACGCTGGAGAGGCGGGGAGCGCGCCAACGGGCCAGGAGGCCGCCGAAGAATTGAAAGCTCAGCCGGCCGATGCGACCGATCCCCCTCGCGGCCAGAACCAGTCATGGACGGCCCCTTCACCCTTCATCCGCACAACGCCCCAGAATCCCAGTGAGAATGAATCTGCACAGCGGCCCTTGCCCGTTTCCTCCTCCGATATCCCCCAGCCGTCGGGCGCCGCTCCCGTCCCCCTCGGATACCTCCCGACTCTCCCCGGAGGCGTCCCCGTGCGCCACCTCGCCCAGGACCCCCTCTACCCTGGCTTCCCCCTGGGAGAGAGTGGCAACGTGCTCCCGCCTCCAGACTTCTCTCTCTGCAAGTCGGGAGAAGACCTCCCCCGAG ATGTAAACATTCTGAGGTTTTTCTTCAACTTGGGTGTGAAG GCATACAACTGGCCCTTGTACATGCCCTACATGTACCTGCTGCCCCTCCAGCAGGCCCACATCATGCACCCCCACATCCTCTCGCCGGTCCCGAGCCACCGGCCTCCCGACGGCCCCCCTCGGCCCACGTGTTCTCCCACGCAATCCAGTGACTCCGCCGACGCGTGGCCCGCACCCCACGATCCGGCGTACTGCGCGTGTCCATGGCAACAGCATCCGGCAGCAGGACCCGCCGGGCGGAATCCGCCGGCCGCCGTCTTGCCGTCGCACCCCTGGGAGCCCAACGTCGACGTGCACCACAGAGGCTCTCTGCAAGCTTTCCCCATCAACTCGCCGCTTGCGTCCAAAATGG GGGACGAGGCCGTGGCCGTGATCCCACCGCTCGACATCAACCAAAGACCG GGAAGAGCAGTTCCTTTGGCTCGCATCCCTGCAGGAGGGCACACGCCGCCGCCCCATCGCCCATCAGTGGGGTGCAACACCGACGAGGGCGACGAGTCGTCCCGTTTGACGGCGGCGCCGAGGAGACACTACGGCGGGCGACGGGGCTACCGGAGGAGACGTGGAAGCCAACCTGGCACCTACGGAGGATATTAA
- the otud4 gene encoding OTU domain-containing protein 4 isoform X1 produces the protein MNRGRHLRAAEEEEEEEEEEEKLMDDYLASVGLHRKRVAKDGSCLFRAVAEQVHLSQNLHKEVRAQCVRFLRQHRESYAAFIEGDFEAYLERLHDPQQWAGEVEMNALAIMYKRDFVIFQEPGRPPVDITGNKFKEKVQLSFLHGNHYDCVYPVSRIKNAALCQSVLYELLYADVFRVSRRALASCRGSGRACERLSDDNMAACASGDESDPDAGNDFRGENSRSRGALLPESVRRSLSASLYRNVAYDTWQKAKKAQQKRDYCMAAGLQYTVGQRCQVRLDGSEQSYDGTIEEISPSGGPVTVYTDEEGTILVPLWSLRPATSDGSSWSAVLRRERRISSGQRESAPKSFSGPRAPSAGGHQQKSRPPQGELRRSRKSARETASFDLSVEEFQLKDEHSFPPLGRSCPNEDAAGEQKSLTGPLQHTAACPSSPPSTDAAALSSNTGPAPTFISPIAPSPGAAAAAARSLSSPSPPADPRSSSSSPAQPLSRLPEALGLSVPGPTQSPDAGEAGSAPTGQEAAEELKAQPADATDPPRGQNQSWTAPSPFIRTTPQNPSENESAQRPLPVSSSDIPQPSGAAPVPLGYLPTLPGGVPVRHLAQDPLYPGFPLGESGNVLPPPDFSLCKSGEDLPRDVNILRFFFNLGVKAYNWPLYMPYMYLLPLQQAHIMHPHILSPVPSHRPPDGPPRPTCSPTQSSDSADAWPAPHDPAYCACPWQQHPAAGPAGRNPPAAVLPSHPWEPNVDVHHRGSLQAFPINSPLASKMVVRRKWKCTKALVRPSSFPGDEAVAVIPPLDINQRPGRAVPLARIPAGGHTPPPHRPSVGCNTDEGDESSRLTAAPRRHYGGRRGYRRRRGSQPGTYGGY, from the exons ATGAATCGGGGCAGACACTTGCGAGcggccgaggaggaggaggaggaggaggaggaggaggagaagctcATGGACGACTACTTGGCTTCGGTCGGACTGCATCGGAAACGCGTCGCCAAGGACGGGTCGTGCTTGTTTCGTGCCGTGGCCGAACAG GTTCATCTCAGCCAAAACCTTCACAAAGAAGTCCGGGCCCAGTGTGTTCGCTTCCTGAGGCAGCACAGAGAGAGCTACGCGGCG tttatTGAAGGGGATTTTGAAGCGTACCTGGAGCGGCTCCATGACCCGCAG CAGTGGGCAGGCGAGGTGGAGATGAACGCACTGGCCATCATGTACAA GAGGGACTTTGTGATCTTCCAAGAGCCAGGAAGACCTCCAGTGGACATCACAGGCAACAAGTTCAAGGAGAAG GTCCAGTTGTCTTTTCTGCACGGGAATCACTACGACTGCGTTTATCCCGTCAGCCGGATAAAGAACGCTGCGCTCTGCCAGT CCGTGCTGTACGAGCTGCTGTACGCCGACGTCTTCCGGGTGAGCCGGCGCGCTCTGGCGTCCTGTCGAGGGAGCGGCCGAGCCTGCGAGCGGCTGAGCGACGACAACATGGCGGCGTGCGCCAGCGGCGACGAGTCGGACCCGGACGCGGGAAACGACTTCAGGGGCGAGAACAGCCGCTCAAGG GGGGCCCTGCTGCCGGAAAGTGTGCGCCGTTCATTGAGTGCCAGTCTGTATCGAAATGTTGCCTACGACACGTGGCAAAAGGCCAAGAAAG CGCAACAAAAGCGCGATTACTGCATGGCTGCCGGGTTGCAGTACACTGTAGGCCAGCGCTGTCAG GTGCGCCTGGATGGAAGTGAGCAGAGCTACGACGGCACCATCGAGGAGATCTCGCCGTCTGGCGGCCCGGTGACGGTTTACACGGACGAAGAAGGCACAAT ACTCGTTCCCCTGTGGAGCCTGCGACCGGCGACGTCGGACGGCTCGAGTTGGAGCGCCGTCCTCCGTCGGGAGAGGAGAATTTCCAGCGGACAGCGAG AGTCCGCACCAAAGTCCTTCTCTGGTCCCAGAGCCCCAAGCGCCGGTGGGCACCAGCAGAAGTCACGGCCGCCGCAAGGAGAGCTGAGACGTTCCAG GAAGAGCGCACGTGAGACTGCCTCTTTTGACCTGTCTGTGGAGGAGTTCCAGCTTAAGGATGAGCACAGCTTCCCGCCACTTGGG AGGTCGTGTCCAAATGAAGATGCTGCAGGAGAACAGAAGAGCCTCACTGGACCTCTTCAACATACTGCCGCGTGTCCCTCGTCTCCTCCTTCCACCGACGCCGCTGCCCTATCCTCAAATACCGGCCCGGCTCCCACATTCATATCGCCGATCGCGCCGTCCCCTGGggccgcggccgccgccgcccgcagCTTGTCCTCGCCCAGTCCTCCGGCGGACCCGAGATCCTCGTCTTCATCGCCGGCGCAGCCTCTTTCGCGACTCCCCGAGGCCCTCGGACTTTCAGTTCCCGGGCCAA CTCAAAGTCCAGACGCTGGAGAGGCGGGGAGCGCGCCAACGGGCCAGGAGGCCGCCGAAGAATTGAAAGCTCAGCCGGCCGATGCGACCGATCCCCCTCGCGGCCAGAACCAGTCATGGACGGCCCCTTCACCCTTCATCCGCACAACGCCCCAGAATCCCAGTGAGAATGAATCTGCACAGCGGCCCTTGCCCGTTTCCTCCTCCGATATCCCCCAGCCGTCGGGCGCCGCTCCCGTCCCCCTCGGATACCTCCCGACTCTCCCCGGAGGCGTCCCCGTGCGCCACCTCGCCCAGGACCCCCTCTACCCTGGCTTCCCCCTGGGAGAGAGTGGCAACGTGCTCCCGCCTCCAGACTTCTCTCTCTGCAAGTCGGGAGAAGACCTCCCCCGAG ATGTAAACATTCTGAGGTTTTTCTTCAACTTGGGTGTGAAG GCATACAACTGGCCCTTGTACATGCCCTACATGTACCTGCTGCCCCTCCAGCAGGCCCACATCATGCACCCCCACATCCTCTCGCCGGTCCCGAGCCACCGGCCTCCCGACGGCCCCCCTCGGCCCACGTGTTCTCCCACGCAATCCAGTGACTCCGCCGACGCGTGGCCCGCACCCCACGATCCGGCGTACTGCGCGTGTCCATGGCAACAGCATCCGGCAGCAGGACCCGCCGGGCGGAATCCGCCGGCCGCCGTCTTGCCGTCGCACCCCTGGGAGCCCAACGTCGACGTGCACCACAGAGGCTCTCTGCAAGCTTTCCCCATCAACTCGCCGCTTGCGTCCAAAATGG TTGTCAGGAGGAAGTGGAAATGCACAAAAGCCCTCGTGAGGCCTTCTTCATTTCCAG GGGACGAGGCCGTGGCCGTGATCCCACCGCTCGACATCAACCAAAGACCG GGAAGAGCAGTTCCTTTGGCTCGCATCCCTGCAGGAGGGCACACGCCGCCGCCCCATCGCCCATCAGTGGGGTGCAACACCGACGAGGGCGACGAGTCGTCCCGTTTGACGGCGGCGCCGAGGAGACACTACGGCGGGCGACGGGGCTACCGGAGGAGACGTGGAAGCCAACCTGGCACCTACGGAGGATATTAA